GTTCTTGCGTCATGGAGGAGCTGGACCGTCAAATCGTGCAGCTGCTCGTCAAGGACGGGCGGATGAGCTACACAGACCTCGGCAAGGCCACGGGCCTGTCCACGTCGGCCGTGCACCAGCGGGTGCGCCGGCTGGAGCAGCGTGGCGTCATCCGTGGCTATGCCGCAGTCGTCGACCCGGAGGCCGTCGGGCTGCCCATGACCGCCTTCATCTCGGTGAAGCCGTTCGACCCCAGCGCACCGGACGACATCGCCGAGCGCCTCGCGGGGGTGCCGGAGATCGAGGCATGCCACAGCGTCGC
This DNA window, taken from Streptomyces sp. NBC_00663, encodes the following:
- a CDS encoding Lrp/AsnC family transcriptional regulator; translated protein: MEELDRQIVQLLVKDGRMSYTDLGKATGLSTSAVHQRVRRLEQRGVIRGYAAVVDPEAVGLPMTAFISVKPFDPSAPDDIAERLAGVPEIEACHSVAGDENYILKVRVATPHELEELLARLRSLAGVSTRTTVVLSTPYEARPPRI